Genomic window (Capsicum annuum cultivar UCD-10X-F1 chromosome 10, UCD10Xv1.1, whole genome shotgun sequence):
GCTATCAATCCAACAAGTTGTTAGCAATGCCATGCCCATTCAACATGGGTActtcaagaaaaaatgaagagTCCATCTAACAAAGCGAACCatctccataacttcttcctcCTTCCTATGCTGCAACCAAACAAGACTACAAGCCTTTCATCAAGCTGGTATAACTTAGTCAAACCCCAGTCCAGCCATTCTTCTAAAATTGGCTACTAAGTCACTCACCTCTCATCAATAACACCAATCAGACTCAAGCGTGCCAATCAGCTCCGGTTGAACGCCTGCCTAAGGTTGACCATTGCAACACTGCAAAACATAATTCCTAATCTTGGAAAGTAGAAAACTCTAGAACTTTTTAGTCAAACAAAGCTAAAGAGAGAGCACATCAAATTCCAAACTTTTCTCCCTTCAACAAATCAAACCTCCAAAACTCCCAAACTGAAACCAAGTAACTCATCCGCATAAACAAGAGTACTactatgctttttttttttgataaggtaaGGATAAGAGTACTACTATGTTCTTACTCagaattatatattatattattctaGACTATTATCACTAGTGTAAATAAAAGAAATCTACTGCTGAAAGCAGTTGGGCACCCTCCCCAAAGGTATTATGACAGTAATTATAATAGTACAACATTCTCAATGATTTACACACTAACTGCAGTTGAAGATTCAGTAACATTCAATTGAGCAATAATACCCTGAATTTTGCACACTGAAGATTGGCACGTGAGAAGAACACTGTTTTCAGACATGCATAGCTGAAATCCACAAATGACAAGTCCTACACATAGAACAGATACCATTGACTGATTAAAAAGTTGTAGAGAATTGCATGAAAAATGATACCAACACAACTGGCATTGCCAAAATGCTTGGGAGATTAGATGCCATCAAGATGGGCTTcctttttggaattttcaccTTTGTACAGcagcaacatacctagtgtaatcaCACAAAGTAGGGTCTGGAAATGGTGAAGTGTACGTAggccttacccctaccttggagGTAGcgaagttgtttccgatagacccttagCTCAAGGAAAAAAAGTTCAATATCGATAGGGGCAGAGCTACCCTTGGGccagggggttcatccgaatccCCTTTGATAGAAAATTATACTATTCATGCATgattaaaactattttttatgtAGATATAGTACATGTTGAACCCCTCAGATAGTTTGTATGTTTACTTCTGAATCCCCGTAGTGAAAATCCATTCCATTAAAAGCAAGGTGGTTGACTATCATTGTTTATTATTCCTAGATAAGTGGGTTATGGCAGGAAATCGATTAGTATCAAGATTTCCTAGAGAAGTTTACCAATGATGCAGTTGTATTTCAACAACTATTGAAAGTGGAGAGTCTATGATTTTTTACCTAGTTTGAACCAAGAGCATAATCAGATCACGGTTCAAGCTCTCGGTAAAATTATATTACAAACTTTGGCAAATAAGagcataaagaaattaattagtCTAGCACTAGATTATATTACCAACTTCGAAAGATCAAGACCAGAAAGATTAATTCCCCGAAATCTGACTCTGTCAGACTGTATGCATTTGATAATGTCAATGCGTGTCAATTCAGTACCCAACTCCTCATCCTCCTTCCTCTTACTCAGGGCAGCTTTAATTCCATCTACTAGTCCCTGAAATGAAATAGGTAAACTAAGAGCTCTTAACAACTCAGTTAGACACACAAACTACTTTAGCTTTCAAAAGATATTTTATGACAAGTAGCTCTTTGGTCCAATACAACCTCAGGAAATATACTGGTTTGTAAACCAAGCAAATCTCAAGCAAACCCCTGACAGAAAAAAAGGTAAATCTCAAGCAACCTCAACCTATATCACAAATAGCTCAACCATCTAGGACAAATCTGATCCTGCTCCATTTGAAGAGGCTAAATATAAGACTCTCTTATGTCTTTAAGAAGCATAAACAAATGAATGAAAGTATATCATCTATATGAATCACCAAAAAGTTACAGAAACATATCTCCAAGgcttgaaaaaattagaaaagtcATTTCAATCATACACTTCCACAAGGCACAGGCACATGGTTCAAGCAAACAAAATATGCCCTTAAATCTTAGTGACCACCTTTATATGGCAATATGCGTAAATTTAGAACATCTAACATACATAATTGCACGATAAACAATTAAGGAGGATAATGGGTTTACAAGAAGCTGATAGTACTCCGCCTCCCGCAGAAGCTGAGCATATTCAGAATCTTTCAGGGGTGGAATTACACCATCCCTCAACCAATTAAGGATATGACGAAAATGTTTTCCGTCCCTATCAACGAATACGTATCCCTGCAAAAATACGTTGAAAGGAGTTATTAAGTCGTGAAAACATAGATCATGTCTTTTCTCAAAGATCAACATGAAGGAGCACGAGCTTGATACCTGccaaagattgaaaaaaaaaaaagtatttttgacaaGGAGAGATATAAATAACATTTCCTCAAACTAAAGAACCAGCAAATACCGATGAACAAAGCCTTCGAGCTAATTTCTAATATGGATGAATGCACACTGCATTATggttatcaaaacaaaaccagtATTTGACCCTGGGCACCTGCTCAGTTTACCTAGAATTATCCAAGTTTGAACTAAGAAACAGCAAAATCATTGATCCTACGAGAACACTAGACACAAAAGCTGAGCAAACTAGTGTCAATACTAACATGATGTCACAGATTATTACACACAAAAGCTTATGTACATGATAATTCAGCACTCCATTTCCAAATAAAGGAGTAGAATATTGAGTGGcaaaaaattggtgattttttatattttttgtagaaaattagaagaaattgaaggtAATTTGTTagcttgtttcttttattttgctgACTATTTTGGTGTACCTTGTCTGAGTCGTGGCAGATAGTGTGACGACCACTAAACATAGCAGCAAGCATGGAGTCCGGCTCACGTTGAGTGAGGGTATCCAGTGTTGTGCAAAACTTCTTCCCTcctttatttagaaaaaaaaaagactgagttgagagagagagagagagagacaatCGTGAGATCAGAAGAGATCGATCGAAGATTGGGCTAGTTACCGATATTCAGACGAACCATGGAACATGATGAACTCTCCGCCATAGATCCCTCATTTCTCCCTTCCAGCCTCTTTCTACCCATCTACTTTCTACTATTCACTAATTTCCACTTTACCTCCTACACGTTTCCTATTTAACACTTGTTAACCATTACTTCACTTATTTAGCCCTTTACTCCTacattttgttttatttgaaacTAACTAATGAATTTACTTCCGCAAAAGACTTGGAAAATGGCTCTCCTGACCTCgtacaaaaaaaatcaatctaTTTAGTAGTATGTTGGGAGATTGTTTGAGAAATTTTGCTCAAAATTTTTGCTGAAGCTGAGGCCCGAGCTCACCCTTCATCGATGGGCTAACATacaccaaaaatcacaaaaatcgctcatttgaccacccaaatagcctctcACCCCGTCGGCCCACACTTCCCTTCTTCTCAGCCTGCCTAGGATTCCCAGGTCAACTTTTCGACCCAAAACACGCTCGGACCTCGGGCACACCCTTAGAAccgtgggttataacacaccgatttggctcaaaaatggtccgttcgcactgtttcacccgtttgaccacccaaacgaccCCACCCATGTCGCTAGCCCATACTCCCTCGCTCCTCAGCCTGCTAGGAGcccaggtcgatttttggcccaaaacacgccCGGGCACACACCtacaaccgtgggctatagcacaccgatttggctcaaaaatggcccgttcgcgttatttcacccgtttgactacccagTCGGCACCGTCCACGCCGTCGGCCCACACTCTCACTTTCCTCAACCTGCGTAGAAGcacccgattgattttcagcccaaaaCGCGCTCGGGCCCCAGGCACACCCCTAGAACTATAGGCTACAGTACACCAATTTAACtcaaaaatggctcgttcacactgttttgcccgtttgaccacccagaTGGCCCCGCCCATGCCGACGGCCAACACTCCCCCACTCCTCAGTTTTCCTGGGAGCCCCTGGTtaatttttggacccaaaacACGCCCAATCTccagacccccccccccccccgaattATGGGTTATGTCATACTGATTTGgcccgttcgtgtcgtttcacccatttggcCACCCAGACGGCCCCGCCCATGTTACCAAGACACACTCTCACGCTCTTCCCTGGGTCGATTTTAGACACAAAACACACACGGGGCTCGAGCACACCCCAGAACCACGGGCTATAGCAAATTGAATTGGCTTGAAAATTCCCCGTTtgtaccgttttgcccgtttgaccacccaaatggccctgcccacccaaacggaccacactaggcctCTCCTAAGCCTCTCTGGCACACCTAGGTTGATTTTATGCCTATTTCATGCCTGGACCCTGGGCACACCtccggaaccgtgggctatagcacaccgatttagcccaaaaatgtcccgtttaaaccatttcacccgtttgaccacccaaatggccctgtcTACCCAAACGGACTATACTTGGCCACTCctcagcctctctggcatgcctcggtcaatttttagcccatttcAGGCTCGAACCCTAGGCACACCCCCggaccgtggcctatagcacatcgatttggcccgaaaatgccccattgtaccgtttcgcccgtttggccacccaaatggccccacccacccaaatagaccacactaggccactcctcaACCTCCCTACCATGCCTTGATCGATTTTTGTCCTATTTCATGCCCAGAcgccagaaccgtgggctatagcacaccgatttgtcctgaaaatgctctgtttgcaccgtttcattcttttgaccacccaaatggccccgctcacccaaacggaccacactaggttCAATTTTTAACCAATTTACACcaccaaaaacgtgggctatagcacaccaatttagctcgaaaatgccccatttgcaccatttCGTTCGTTTgacacccaaatggcctcgcccacccaaacgaaccatactaggtttctttccagcctccctggcatgccttcaTCGATTTGTAGCCCATTTCACATCTAGACCACGGGCACACCACCCAaaacgtaggctatagcacaccgatttggcctgaaaatgcctcatttgcatcgtttcgcccgtttgaccacctaaatggcctcgccCACCAAATGGTCCACACTAGGTCGGTCTCTAGGCTCCCTAGCATACCTTGGTTAATTTTTGGTCTATTTCATGCCCAGACTttggaactgtgggctatagcacaccgatttggccctaaaaggccccgtttgcaccatttcgcccgtttgaccacccaaattgacCCGCCTatccaaacggaccacactggacaGCTTCTCAGCCTGCCTGatatgcctcgatcgattttgaGACCATTTCACCCTTAGGCCCCAAGCACACcctcagaaccgtgggctataacacaccgatttggataaaaaaactccccgttcgcgccgttccgcctgtttgaccaaccaaaccgcacAGAAAACCAatatggcccatactaggccactctccAGCCTCCCTTGGGCAACCCGAGCAATTTTTGGCAGAAATTATACccaaacctcgagcccaccctaaaaaccgtgggttatagcacaccgatttggacccaAAATAGCCCAGtcatgtcgtttcacccgtttgaccacccaaaccgcatagaaaaccaaaatggctTACACTAAGTTGCTCCCCAACCTCTCTGGGTCAGCCAGTTAATTGTCGACTAAAATCACGCCTGAACCTTGGGCCCATCtcaaaaatcgtaggctatagcacaccgatttaaccccAAAATGGctcattcgcactgtttcgcctgtttaaccacccaaaccatacaaaaaaccaaaatggcccacactaggctgctctcAGCCTTCCTGGGGAACCTAGGTTGATTTTCAACAAAAATCAcgccggaccccgagcccaccccaaaaattgtgggctatagcgcaccgatttagcctaaacaCTGCCCGTTAGCATCGTTTCacatgtttgaccacccaaaccgtatagaaaaccaaaatggcccatactaggccgctctccAGCCTCCCTGAGGCAGCCAGGTTGATTTTTGTCAAAAATCACATTCAGACCCCGAGCcaaccccaaaaatcgtgggctataacacacagatttggccctaaaatggcccgttcgcgccgtttctcctatttaaccacccaaactgcacaaaaaaacaaaatgacctacactaggccgctccccaacctcccagggGCAACCCAATTGATTTTCGACCAAAATCACTGTCGGACAccaggcctaccccaaaaaccgtgggctatagcacaacgatttgtcCTCAAAATGACCCAATCGCgttattttgctcgtttgaccacccaaacgtcatagaaaaccaaaatggcctacactaggttgcttcccaacctccctaggGTAGgtaggttgatttttggccaaaatcatgcgcaaacccctagcccaccctaaaatccgtgggctatagcacaataatttggccccaaaatagcccgtttgtgccgtttatcccatttgaccacccaaaccgcacAAAAAACCAAAATGACCCATACTAAcccactccccagcctccctggggCAGCCCAATTGATTTTCGACCAAAATCACTCAAGGACACCAGGCCCACCCtgaaaaccgtaggctatagcacaatgatttggccctAAAACGGCCCGATCACGCTGCTTTAcccatttgactacccaaacctcatagaaaaccaaaatggcccacactaggtcattccccagcctccctaggGCAACCAggtcgattttcagccaaaatcatgCCCGGACCTTGGGCTCACATcgaaaaccgtgggttatagaagaccgattttgccccaaaataGCCCGATCAcgtcgtttcactcgtttgaccacccaaaccgcacTGAAAACcctaatggcccacactaggcctctCTTTAGCCTCCTTAGGTAGCCCAATTGATTTTTTGCAAaaatcacgcccgaaccccgggcctaccccaaaaatcgtgggctatagcacactgatttggctaaaaaaatggcccgttcatgctgtttcgctcgtttaacTCTCCAGCCTCACTAGGGTaacccgatcaattttcgaccaaaatcacgcctggaccccatgcccaccctaaaaaccgtggctatagcacaccaatttggccccaaaacgGCCCCTTcgcaccgtttcgctcgtttgactaCCTAAACCGCACACAAAACCAAAatagcccatactaggccgctccccagcctctctggggtagcccgatcaatttttggccaaaattacTCCCGAACTTTGAGCCCACCCCGTAAACCGTGGgatataacacaccaatttagcctcaaaatggcccgttcacgccgttttgcccgtttgaccacctaaaccacacaaaaaaacaaaatagacCATATTAGGCCACTCTCCAGCCTCCCTAGGGCAGCCCGGTTGATTTTTGATTCAAATTATGCTCGGATCGTGGGCCCAtcctaaaaaccgtgggctacaacacaccaatttagcatcaaaatggcccattcatgttgtttcacccttttgaccacccaaaccgcacAGAAAACTAAAATGGCCCATATTAGGCCACtccccaggtcaatttttggcctaaatcacacccaaaccccgagcccaccctaaaaCTGTTGGCTATAACACATCGAATTGGCTGCAAAATGGTCCGTTCACGCTATTTCGATCGTTTGACCACCCAAGTTGCACAGAAAACTaaaatagcccacactaggccatTCCCCAGCCTCCTTAgggcagcccgatcaatttttggctaaaatcatgCTCGGACCCTATGCCCTTCCCAAAAGCcgtaggctatagctcaccgatatGGCCCCAAAATGgcctgttcacgccgtttcaaTTGTTTGACCACCAAGAGCGCACataaaaccaaaatggcccacactaggccgctccccagcctctctggggaagcccggtcgatttttgacaaaaatcatacttggaccccgggcccaccacaaaaatcgtgagctatagcacatcaattttgcaCCAAAATAgctcgttcgcatcgtttcgcctgtttgaccacctaaaaaACCAAAATAGCCCACATTAGGCCGCTGCCCAGCCTTCCTAGGGCAGCTAGGTCAATTTTCGGCCAGAATCACGCTCGGAcgctgggcccaccccaaaaaccataggctatagcacaccaatttttccccaaaatggCTCATTCGCGTCGTTTAACCATCCAAACCACACAGAAAATGAAAATAgcctacactaggccgctccccagcctccctggcgtagcccggtcgattttcagccaaaattATGCTTgggatttttggccaaaatcatacccggacccctggcccccccaaaaccgtgggctataacacaccgatttggaaACAAAATGTCCTATTCACACCGTTTCGCTCGTTTAACCACTCAAACCACACATAAAACAAAAATGTCCTATACTAGGCCGCACCCCACCTTCAATGGGGCAGCCCGGTCAATTTTAGGCCAAAATAATGCTCGGACCCCTGGCATACCTCAAAAAATATGGGCAATAGagcaccgatttggccctaaaatggcCCATTCACGCAGTTTCGTCCGTTTGACCACCTTAACCGCACAGAAAatcaaaatggcccacactaagctgctccccaacctccctaggatagctaggtcaatttttgaccaaaatcacgcCTGGATCCCAAGCCCACCCCAAACACAGTAGGCTAAAGCATaccaatttagccccaaaatggcccatttgcaccgtttcgcccgtttgactacccaaaccgcacaaaaaaaatacctatattatgccgctccccagcctccttggGGTAGCCTGATTGATTTTCTACCAAAATCTTGCTTGACCCTAGGCCCACAGCAAAAAATGCGGCCTATAGCACACGTATTTTGCTCCAAAATGGGtagttcgcaccattttgcccgtttgaccacccaaaccacacagaaaaccaaaatgacccatactaggccactcttCAGCCTCCCTAGGGCATCCTGGTTGATTTTTTGCCAAAATAATACTCGTACCCTAGCCCCACCtaaaaaattatgggctatagtataccgatttagccccaaaatgatccgttcgtgccgtttcggccgtttgaccacccaaaccgtacaaaaaataaaaatagcccatactaggccactcccaaGTCTCCCTAGGGTAGCCCAATTGATTTTCGACCAAAATTACACTCGGACCCTGAGTCTACCCCAAAAACtctgggttatagcacactgatttggccccaatATGACTTGTTTGTGCAATTTTGCCTGTTTCATCTCCCAAAACGCATAGAAAACcaaaatagcccacactaggccgctcttcAACCTCCTTGGGACAGCTCGGTCGATTTTCATCCTAAAttatgcccggaccctgggcctaccccaaaaatcgtaggctataacctaccaatttggccccaaaatggctcgtttatgccgtttcacccgtttgaccacccaaacaatATAGAAAATCAAAATGGCCTACACTAGGTTGCTCTTTAGCCTTCCTGGGGAAGCCAGttcaattttatacaaaaatCACACtcggaccctgggctcacccgaaaaatcgtgggctatagcacaccgattttgccccaaaatgcactgttcatgccgttttgcccttttgaccATCCAAACCGCATAGAAAACCAAAATATCCCATACTAgaccgctccccagcctccctagggcaacccgatcgatttttacccaaaataacacccgaaccccgggcctacctcaaaaatcgtaggctatagcacatcgatttggaccCAAAATAATCCGTTCATGCCATTTCTCccctttgaccacccaaaccatattgaaaactgaaatagccCACACTAAGCCACTCTCCAGCCTCCTTGGGGTAGCTTTGTCGATTCTCGACCAAAATCACTCTCGGACCCTAGGTCTACCCCAATAAATATGGGCTATAActcaccaatttagcccaaaatcGCGCCGTTTCAATTGTTTGGAAACCCAAACTGCACAAAAAACCAAAATAACCCACACTAGGCCCCTCCCCAGCCTTCCTAAGgtagcccgatcaattttcattcaaaatcatgctagaaccttgggcccaccctgaaaaacatgggctatagtacatcgatttggccccaaaatggcccgttcgcgctCTTTCACCCGTTTGATGACCCAAACTGTACAAAAAGTAAAAATGCCCACACTAGGCCATTCCCCAGCCTCCTTATGGAAGCCCGATCGATTCTCGGCTAAAatcacgcccagaccctgggcctaccccaaaaatcttaggctttaacacatcaatttggccctaATATGAcccgttcgcgctatttcgcctgtttgaccacccaaaccgcataaaaaaaccaaaatggcccatactaggccgctcttcAGCCTCCCAGGGgtagcccgatcgatttttagaaaaaatcaatatcaaaccCTGGctccaccccaaaaatcgtgggtaatagcacaccaatttggccccaaaaagGCCGGTTTAcgtcgtttcactcgtttgaccaccaaaatcgCACAGAAAGCCAAAATGGCCCATGCTACGCCACTCTCCA
Coding sequences:
- the LOC107844066 gene encoding FH protein interacting protein FIP2 isoform X1; this encodes MGRKRLEGRNEGSMAESSSCSMVRLNIGGKKFCTTLDTLTQREPDSMLAAMFSGRHTICHDSDKGYVFVDRDGKHFRHILNWLRDGVIPPLKDSEYAQLLREAEYYQLLGLVDGIKAALSKRKEDEELGTELTRIDIIKCIQSDRVRFRGINLSGLDLSKLDLSFVDFSYACLKTVFFSRANLQCAKFRDVDAEASIFHNATLRECEFTGANLRGAVLAGANLQSANLQDACLIGCSFCGADLRSAHLQTADLTNANLEGANLEGANLKGAKLTNANLKGANLQRAYLRHVNLRDTHLEGAKLDGANLLGAIR
- the LOC107844066 gene encoding FH protein interacting protein FIP2 isoform X3 — protein: MGRKRLEGRNEGSMAESSSCSMVRLNIGGKKFCTTLDTLTQREPDSMLAAMFSGRHTICHDSDKGLVDGIKAALSKRKEDEELGTELTRIDIIKCIQSDRVRFRGINLSGLDLSKLDLSFVDFSYACLKTVFFSRANLQCAKFRDVDAEASIFHNATLRECEFTGANLRGAVLAGANLQSANLQDACLIGCSFCGADLRSAHLQTADLTNANLEGANLEGANLKGAKLTNANLKGANLQRAYLRHVNLRDTHLEGAKLDGANLLGAIR
- the LOC107844066 gene encoding FH protein interacting protein FIP2 isoform X2, coding for MGRKRLEGRNEGSMAESSSCSMVRLNIGGKKFCTTLDTLTQREPDSMLAAMFSGRHTICHDSDKGYVFVDRDGKHFRHILNWLRDGVIPPLKDSEYAQLLREAEYYQLLGLVDGIKAALSKRKEDEELGTELTRIDIIKCIQSDRVRFRGINLSGLDLSKLDVDAEASIFHNATLRECEFTGANLRGAVLAGANLQSANLQDACLIGCSFCGADLRSAHLQTADLTNANLEGANLEGANLKGAKLTNANLKGANLQRAYLRHVNLRDTHLEGAKLDGANLLGAIR